In the genome of Bacillus thuringiensis, the window AACTACAACTCTTATTTTTTTAAATCAATTGTAAAAACAATGTCCGCTAGCCGGATGAACGCTTTCGCCAATGAATATCCTTCATTTGATTTAAGAGAGTATTTACCTTCCATCCAAACAAAGACACTTATTATATGCGGAAGATATGATGTACAGTGCCCAATTCAGTATTCTATCGAGATGCATGATGGGATACGTAATTCTATCTTCATTCCATTTGAAAACAGCAACCATTATCCTTTTTTAGAAGAGGCTGCTCAGTTTACTTCTACTACTCAAACATTTTATAAATCATTGCAACAAGGAACTCTAAAATAGTATGTTAAGGTCGCAAGCTAATTTTCCAACAAAAAGCTCACAGCCTCTATAAGACTATGAGCTTTTTCAAAAGAAATATTTCACACTAGTAACAACCAAAAAAAGAACAGAAAAAATCACTAAACCTAAATCAATAAATACTGACTTTTTATCTCCTTCTTTTAAACTTATCATAAAACTAGAAATTATTTTAATTGCAAAAAAGACCATCATAAATAACCAGCCGAAATGATCATTCGTAGAATCTTCATCATAAAACATTTGTATTGCACCAATAATTAATAAGATAAGTACGATATTAGTTACAATCTTTAAAACCTTGTTTGATTTATTATCTTTTAATGTATCCCCCAAAATGTAGCACGCCCTCTCACACTCTCCTATGTTTTATCTCTCTTTATATTTTAACATAAATTACCTATTATCCCCTTTTGATCACATACAAAAAAACCTACCAATAACTCGGCAGGTTTCCTACACATTAAAACGATAACCAGCTCCCCACACTGTTTCAATATATTGCGGGTGGGCAGGGTCTCTTTCAATTTTTTCACGTAGCTTTCTAATGTGGACGACAACAGTGGCTAAATCACCAGCGGAATCTAATCCCCAAATGCGTTCAAATAACTGTTCTTTATTTAATACTTGGTTTGGATGTGTGACAAAGAATGTTAATAAATCAAATTCCTTCGTTGTAAATGCCACTTCTTCATTGTTTATAAAAACTTTCCTCGCTCGTTGATCGATAGAAATTCCGTGAATATATAACGTATCACGTTGCTTACTTACATTTCCTGATAATCTTTCATAACGAGCAATATGCGCTTTTACTCTTGCGACTAATTCGCTTGGGCTAAACGGTTTCGTTATATAATCATCCGCTCCTAATCCGAGTCCGCGAATTTTATCTATATCTTCTTTTTTTGCTGAAACAAGTAAAATCGGAATATCTTTTACAGCACGTATTTGTTTACAAATTTCGAATCCGTTCATTTTCGGGAGCATAATATCTAAAATAATTAAATCATAGTCTTCTTGCAGGGCTATTTGTAAACCTGTTTCTCCTGAATGCTCTACATCAACTTGGAAATCATTAATTTCTAAATAATCTCGCTGTAATTCTGCAATACTTACTTCATCTTCTATTAGTAAAATTCTTTTCAATTTACTCACCACATTCCTCTACTTTTTCCAATGAGAAGAAAATGCTTGTGCCTTTACCAAGCTCGCTTTCCGCCCAAATTTCCCCGCCATGTTCTTCAACAATTTGCTTCGCTATTGCTAAACCAAGTCCACTTCCACCTGTGCTAGAATTCCGCGATTGTTCTGCACGATAAAAACGTTCAAAGATATACGGTAGCGTATTAGATTCTATACCTGATCCATTGTCCATCACTTTCACAATAACTTTATTGTTATCACTCGATACTGTTACAGTAATTTTCTTCTCTTCTTTATCCATGTACTTCACACTATTATGAATTAAATTTGATATAACTCTATTTATCTTTTCGCAATCGGCCGTTACATATAATGGCGATGAATGTAATTGTAAGTTAACTTCTATACCTTCTTCACTTAAATCCATCTGCATCTCTTCTATTAATTCTTGCATAAACGTATTTAATTTAACTGTCTCAAATTGGAATGGAACTCGATTCAAATCGAGCTTCGAAAACAAAAAGAGCTCATCAATGAGTGTGTCCATATGTTTTGCCTTCGTATGAATTGTCGTTAAATACTTATCCATTTTTTCTGGCGTATTTGCTACCCCGTCCTTTATTCCCTCTACATATCCGATAATAGATGTAATCGGTGTTTTTAAATCATGCGATATGTTTGAAATAAGTTCTTTTCGATTTTCTTCATACTGCGTTTGTACTTCAATCGATTCTTTTAACTTCTTCCTCATTTCCTCAAACCCTTGATTTAATTGACCTATTTCATCGTGCGATGTAACTGGCATTTGAAAATCTAAATTTCCTTCTTTAATTTTCTCTGTTGCGCCTTTCAATACAAAAATTGGTTTTATTATACTTCTTGAAACGAGATAACTTAATAACCCAATGAGTAAAATGGCTAGTAGTAAAAGCGATACGAATAAGATTGGAAATAATTTTTGTGTAAGATCTACAAATGAACTTTGCTTTTTTAGTACAAATATACTCCCTTCTTCTTTCTCTGGAAAATAAAAATCAAATTTTACATATCGATAAAATGTATCGCCTAGTTCCGTTGTACCACGACTATTAATATTTGCCGCTTCAAATTTCGGAAGGGCTTCTGTTAAAGTCGAACTTTCAAAACCCTTTGTAGCATAAGAAATGTTTTCTCCCTTTCTTACAATTATTTTCACGCCTTCTTTTTCAATCGATGAAACGAACGATTCATCTAATAATTGAGATTGATGTTGCTTTGCCGCTAATTTTAATTCAAGATAGGCATTCTCTTCTTCTGGTGTAAGCGGCTTTTGAATGTAAGAACTTTTATAGAAATTTTTCACTGCTTCCAAGTCACCTGTTATCGAAAAAACAATTAAAAATCCCGCGACTAATATGAGCGTAATAGAAACGAGAATTACAGCAATATAAGAAAATAAAAACCTTGTTTTAATAGACATCATTTACATCCTCACTTTACCCATCCTTCATATTCATAAGCATAAAAATATATGTTCAAATACTCAAGCGATTTTATAGTAATTTTAGCGTCAGTTTATAAAAATTTAATGTTCCTATTTTACAGTTGAAATTAGGAGGTTGAAATTCCATGTTCAAAAAAACATTCAGTATGATATGTTGCGTAATTTTTTTACAAGGATGCTCGCAAGAACAAGAAGTAAAAAAGGAGATGACAAACATGGAGACTGCACTACTAGCAGCTACTGAAAAAAATGAAACGAATACTGTTATATCTTTACTAAAACAAGGTGCAAATATAAATGCGACGGATAATCAAGGACGCACTCCGCTTATGATTGCAACATACAAAAATAATGTAAAAACCGCAAAAGCGCTTATCGAAGCTGGTGCTGACGTAAACATCCAAGATGACATGAAAAACAATCCCTTTCTATACGCCGGTGCGGAAGGTTACTTAGACATTTTAAAGCTAACAATTGATGCTGGTGCAGATCCTACGATTACAAATCGTTACGGTGGAACAGCTCTTATCCCAGCCTCAGAACATGGCTATATTGACGTTATAAAAGAACTCCTCGCTCGAACAAATATTGATGTAAATCATGTAAATAACCTCGGATGGACAGCTTTAATGGAAGCCATCGTACTAAGTAACGGAAACGAAACACAGCAACAAGTCATTCGCCTTCTTATTGAGCACGGTGCAGATGTAAATATTCCAGACAATGATGGTGTTACCCCGTTAGAGCATGCTCGCGCTCATCACTTTGAAGAGATAGAGAAGATTTTGTTAGAAGGACGTAAGTAAAAAGTTATTTTTTGCCTTCCTCCCCCACCCTATGCTACATTTAAGCCGTTACATTACTATTAATAGGGTGGGAATAAAAATGAACAAACCTAAAATTGGGATGATTGGACTTGGAAGTATTGCGCAAAAGGCCTATCTTCCAACACTTACAAAAGAAACAGATTGGAATTTTGTAGGGGCGTTTACACCTAACGCGGAGAAAAGAAAACAAGTTTGCCAGCAATACCGGATTCAAGACTTTCATTCTATTGAAATGTTAGCTTCAGAATGCGATGCAATCTTCGTTCATAGTTCAACTGCATCGCATTATGAAATCGTTTCTGAACTTCTGAAAAAAGGAATCGACGTTTATGTTGATAAACCGCTAGCAGCTACAGTGGAACAAGCTGAGCAACTAGTTGAGTTGAGCGAGAAGTATAACCGAAAATTAATGGTCGGATTTAATCGCAGATTCGTTCCTATGTATGTCGCTGCCAAAGAACAGGCTAATGATATTTCATGGATTCGAATTGAAAAGCATCGTACAAATAAAGTCGGGCCATATACGTACGACTTCACTATGTTAGATGATTATTTACACATTGTAGATACTGCTCGCTGGTTAGCTAATGATGACCTTAACGCCGTCCACAATATGATGCAAATCAATGAAAAAAATGAACTTCTTTACGGACATCATACATATACAACTCCAAGTGGACTGTTACTTTCTACTGCAATGCATCGCCATGCCGGTACAAATTTAGAACAAATTGAACTTGTAACGCCAGGGAAAATCATTCGCGTAAAAAATATGAATACATTTGAAATTGAACAGGAAAACTCAGTTTCACAAAGTGGTTCTCCATCATGGGATACAACGTTAAAACAACGTGGTTTTGAAGATGCTGTTCATCATTTTATTGAGTGTGTACACGGAGATACAAAGCCTGTTGTAGATGGATTAGAAGGATTAAAAACGCAGCAAATGCTACAATCTTTACTAGATGATGTAAACAAAAATTAAAACGGATACATTTTTCAGAATTTACTTTCATTCCCATTTCCTCTTTATTTCTCTCGTAAATTTCTATAGAATATGTTGATAGGAATTATAAATTTCATAATGAATCGTGGAAAGGATGGGATTAACACATGTGGAACGAGTTTAAAAAGTTTGCTTTCAAAGGGAATGTCGTTGATTTAGCTGTCGGGGTTGTAATCGGTGCTGCATTCGGTAAAATCGTTAGTTCTTTAGTAAAAGACATTATTACACCATTACTTGGTATGGTATTAGGTGGCGTTAACTTTACAGACTTACACTTTGGATATGGTAAATCAGCTGTTATGTATGGTAACTTCATCCAAACAATTTTTGATTTCTTGATTATCGCAGCTTCTATCTTTATGTTTATTAAAGTTTTCAACAAACTAACATCTAAAAAAGAAGACGAAAAAGAGGAAGAAATTCCAGAACCAACAAAAGAAGAAGTTCTTCTTGGCGAAATTCGCGACTTATTAAAGCAACAAAATTCTTCTAAAGATAGAGCATAATTGAACGGATAAAAAGGCATGTCCCAAGGGACATGCCTTTTCTATATGTTATAACGTTTCCGAATTCATATGAATAAATAAAATAATACCAGCAACCATAAGTACCATAATGCTACCTGCAAATAGTGTAATACCAATAAACATTAAACTTGTGCTCATATCTACTGATACACTTTCAATAAAAATAGAAATTACATACGTGATAAGGGCAATTCCTGCAAGAATACTTCCTGGAACAAACCGCTTTAAGCCATTTTGTTTTAACGTCATATATGCAAAAATAGCAGTCATACAAAGCGTAATTATCCAAAGAACGATCATCTCTTCTCCCCCCTCACAAGCCTTTTCTTCTATTATACATGACATTGCCCTATAATAGTTAAATTTGCACTTATGTGACATATAACAAGGAATCATACAATCTATAGAGAAATCTTCCAAATAAGCGATATACTAGGGAGGATTTCAATTGGAAGATAATATTGTAGGATACTTTAAACAAGTAGAGCGATATGATTATATTACAATTGACTTAGACAAAAAGTTTTTTTACATGGAAGTTGTACAAATAGAAACAAATTTAACTTTGCTAAAAGTATCACTTAACTTAGACAAAGATGAAACTATTATTACTGGCAATGTGAAACAATATGATCCTTCTAGGTTAGAACAATTAATACAAAGCTTTAAACGCACTGCCCAAACATGCCTTGAACATAATTTACGAAGTCCTGAAGAACTTTTTGCATTTTGGAAAGGAAATTGACCACTAGGAAAATATGGATATTTTTCATATAAATTGATATAATTACCATATACAAATATTCTTTGTAAGGGAGTGTTCATAATGATTTGGATTTCACTAATCGTATTAGCTTATTTCATCATTCTCGTCCCAATACAGTACAACTACATTAAAATGCTCAAAGAAAAACAGAAAAAAATGAGTGTCTCACAAAACGAACTATATGACAACATGTCTTATGAAGAATCCCAAGTACATTACCATTATCAAAGTAACGTATTTACAATACCTGCTTCGCTTGTCGCAAGTATGATTTATAAAGTGAAACATGCAGCATAATATGTACGCTGTAAAATTATTGTTTGAGTCTGTTCATTCTGGTCAACCTGATCCTACGAAAATTGATGAGCATTATGAAGAGAATCACGATACACTTTTTGAAGAAAGTATTATTCTTGTTAAAGCAAACAGTTTAGAAGAAGCTCATGAACTAAGTGAAAAGATAGCTATACAATCGGAGCACACATACGATAATATGTATGATGAGCAAATCACATGGACGTTCCGAAAAGTGTTACATGTGTTTGAATTAGACGATACGCCATTTGAAACTGGAAAAGAATTGTACGCAAGATTTTTACACGTTAAGAAAAATGAAACTGTAGATACAGTAATTGAAAAATATTATCCTGAATATGAATAAAAGCTCACAGCAATCGCTGTGAGCTTTTTTATACTTACTTCGTTGAATCTCTAAATTGGATACGGTGAGGTAAGATAACAGTGTGATCTTCCACTTTTTCTTTGTTCATATACTTTGTTAATAGACGCATTGCTACTGCACCGATATCATACATCGGTTGTACAACTGTTGAAAGTTGCGGACGAACCATTAATGCAAGGCGTGTATTATCGAAACCAAGTACTTCTACATCAGTTGGTACGTTTAATCCAGCGTCTTGTGCTGCATGGATTACACCTAGTGCCATTTCATCAGAAGATACGAAGATTGCTGTTGGCTTTTCATCATTGCTCCAAAGCTTTTCGAATGCTTCGATACCTGAGTCATATGTGTAATCTCCATCGATTACAAGATTTTCATCATATGAAATACCTTCTTCTTCTAAAGCTTTTTTATAACCTTGTAACTTCTTCGCGCTTCCCGCTTTATCAATGAATGGACCAGAGACGAAACCGATACGCTTATGTCCTTGCTCAATAAAGTGCTTCATTGCATCGTAAGCTGCTTGTGTATAATCAATATTTACTGATGGCGTTTCATTTTGCTCATCGAATGACGCTGCTAATACAATTGGTACTGGAGATTTTTTAAATTCTTCAATGTGAATGTCTGTAATATCTTCACCCATGAAAACAATTCCGTCCACTTGTTTTCCAAGCATCGTATTTAATAAATGGAACTCTTTCTCTTTGTTTTGGTCAGAGTTACTTAAAATGATGTTATATTTGTACATTGTTGCGATATCTTCAATTCCACGTGCAAGTTCTGCATAAAACGTATTTGAGATATCAGGAATAATAACACCTACTGTAGTTGTCTTCTTACTTGCTAGTCCACGTGCTACCGCATTTGGGCGGTATCCTAAACGATCAATTGCTTCTAATACTTTCTTTCTTGTTGTAGGCTTTACATTTGGGTTACCGTTCACAACGCGTGATACGGTAGCCATTGAAACGTTCGCTTCGCGCGCTACATCATAGATTGTTACGTTCATCTCATCGCACACTCCTTCTATTTTTGTTATCTATTTTTATGTATCGGTTACTTGAATGAAAAAAAGACATCAACTCTATTTGCAGATGCCACCAATCGTCCCGAGTTCTTCCTTTTACTAATGATACGATAAAAACGCAGGCTCATACAATATTTTCCCGCAAAAGTTTCGAAAAAATTCGCTTCTTTTCTCGTATTTTCGTATTTTTTATGAAAAAAGAGCATTTTTTGTAAAAAAATAGATGTTTCCTAAGTAGAAATCTTATTTTAAGCAGTACGATAGTAAATGAAATTTATATCGGCGATTTTTCGAATATATGAACCGTAACTCGAAATATATCAGCGATTTTCCAAATATATCGACCACAACTCTAATTATATCAGCGATTTTTTAAATATATCAACTTACCAACAAAAACCGACAATGACAGTCTCTATACAATAAGAGAAAGCTGTTCCAAAATGCCTTTTTGGAACAGCTCATTAAAAGTTTTTATAATTTGCTTCCAAATAATTTTAATTCATTCATAAAATCATTGAACTGCGGAATATTCATTTGCTGCGCCGGATCTGATAAAGCTACAGCGGGATTGGGATGTACTTCAGCCATAATTGCGTCTGCACCAATTGCCATCGCTGCTTTTGCAGTTGATAAGAGAAGGTCACGTCGCCCTGTAGAATGCGTTACATCGACAACAACAGGTAAATGTGTTTCTTTCTTTAAAATCGGTACAGCGGAAATATCAAGCGTCTTACGCGTCACTCTTTCATACGTGCGAATACCTCGTTCACATAAAATAATGTTCCCATTTCCCTTTGCCATAATATATTCTGCCGCATTAATGAATTCTTCAATCGTTGCTGATAGACCACGTTTTAATAATACTGGTTTATTTACAGCACCGGCTGCCCTTAGCAAATCAAAGTTTTGCATATTGCGAGCGCCAATTTGAATAACATCAACGTAATCTAATGACATCTCAATATCATTTGGATTTAAAATTTCACTAATAACAGCCAAATCATATTCATCTGCTACTTGGCGTAAAATTTGTAATCCTGCTAATCCAAGACCTTGAAAATCATACGGTGAAGTATGTGGCTTGAATGCACCACCACGCATTAATTTCAACAATCGTATCTTCTATTTTTTTCTTACAAGACACAAGTAGTGCTTTACGATGATCTTCTTGTAACTCTAAACCAGCTTGAAAAATTTGTTTGAAAATATGTTGTAAAGTCGAAGTTTCAAATGGACCATTATTATTCTCTACAATTAAATCCAGCATATTTCTTTCACGTACAGGATCAAAACGTTTCACACCTTATACTTCTTTTAAAGTACCAACTTCTTGTACGAGACGACCTCTTTCGTTTAGTAACTCTAATATTTGTAAATTAAGTTGATCAATTTCAGAACGTAAACGACCTAGTTGTTGTGATGTCATAAGAAAGCCACCTCTTTCAAATTCCTATATATTACTTTTTTAAGATAACTTATCATAGCTGATACATATACGATTGTCACACGATATACAGCAATGAATTACCATCAAAAAACGTTGTATATTTTCATTTAAAATAAAAAAAAAGACAGTTTACATACTGTCTTTTTTACAAGAAGGAAACAAACGGTTTATCACTGTTTTTCTCTTTTATAATAACGGCCTCAATTTTACTCTCGGACTTAATCTGTAATTGTACTTTCGCATCTTTAGGCAATTTGTCCAACATACCTTGAGCAGCCAATTGGGTAAGAGCCATTAATTCTGTTTTACCGTTATATTTAATAACAATATTCATATTTAATGTATCCATTTGATCTTTCTTATAAGAAACTTTTGCGTTGACTGGAATAAAATCTCCAGTAGAAAAACCTTTTATTTCCTTAGCAAAGTTAGTTATTTTTGTATTATCTTCTCCATGTGCTTGTGTAAATTCATCAGAAGGATATGAATACGACTTTTCATCAATTGTACTCCAATTTCCAAGGTTCGTATCATTCTTTTGAACAGTAGCACTAGCGATATACGTACCATTTTTTAAAGAACTAGTACTTTCTTGCTTAAAGATAGCAAACGTAATTGGAGATTTGTTATATTTATCATTTTTGTTAATAGCTTCAATAAGTTGTTTAGCAACTTCAGATCCTTTAGACATAGCTTCTTCATTAGATACACTTGAAGACATAGCTAGGCCAATCATAACACCAGATAAACTTAATTCATTTGAATTCTGTTTTCCGAAATAGTCTTGTTCTATAATATTCGTCAAAACTGGCGCTTCTACTTTCGCAACTAGTTCATCAATTAGTTTCTCTGGAATATACTGATTTAATTGCAGTACGTGACTCTCTGTATCAAATTGCTGCGTTGCAATATTTATTAAACCATTTTCATACTCTGCTAAATCTAATTTAGAATTTGTTTTTATATTAGCTGTATTTATAACCTTTTGTTCTTTTAAAGGAATAACAGTTCTATAATAATCTTTAGAAACAGCAGTTCTCGGAATCATACTTTTTTCTTTTGTATCTTTTTGTATAACTTCATCCTTCTTACTAATCGTATTACTATTGTTACTACAAGCTCCCAGTAATAAACTTACGACTGCGAAGGATAATGCCATTTTCTTCATTACTTAAAACCTACTTTCAACAATCTAGTTATTTAGTTTGAACTATTAATAGTGTACCACTAAATATATTTCAACAAAAACAAAAAAAAGAAGCAAGCACCTTTAGCTTGCTTCTTTTTACTTTATATTCTCTTCTAAAGCATCTTTTTTAATATTCCAATGAGACGTATTCCATACTACCATCCCATCTTTTATGTATAGCACTTGCGGTGATTCATGTCTAATACTGTATTGTTCTGCAACACGATTTGACACATCTCTCGCATCTTGTACGTATAAGTAATACGCTGGCACTTCTCTTTCTTCACTGCAATACGCTTGAAATTCTGTGTATGCACCGTGACTAATCGGGCATGTCGTACTATGTTTAAAAAGAACATACGGCTCATTCTTTTCTACTAAGACTTCAAGCTCTTCAATTGTTTCAAGCTTTGTCATATTCATCACGATTCACCTCTCATACGAAATCTAGAGCGCTTCTCTTTCTTTTCAGCGTTTTTCTCAATTCTTTCTAATTTACGCTCTTCTTTTTCAACCTTCTTCTCTTGTCTCGACGCACGGTAATGATTGTATACTTCAATCGCCGCACTGCTCCACTGTACAACTTGCGCTACTTTATCAGCGTTATTTTCAATTTCGTCCGTTACAGAGTCTGATACATTACGAAGCTTCGTATTTAAGGATTGGATTGTCGTTCCAATCCCATCTACACCCGCTACCACTTTATTTAATGACTGTGACTTCTGTTGAATATCATCAGCTAACGCATTCGTTTTATGTAATAATTGCTCTGTCTCTACGCTAATTCCTTGCATTTGTTTTTCTAAACCTTCTAACGTGCTTGCAACGTTTTCTAACGTCTTCTGAACCGATAACAACGTTCTGCATACATACACTACTAATACTGCGAAAGCAACCGCGATAATAGCCGCACTTACATATAAAAGAACTTGCATTTCATCACTTCCTTTATCTTTTTCATACTTTCCCCTATTATACAATCATTTTCCGTTTCATTCTAATCCCTATCTCATCATTAGAATTTTCATACTTATTCGTTAACTGTAACATAAATCATTCAACAAATTCCACTAAGTAGGTTACAATAGGAGAGGATACATAATTAGTAGGGAGGCTTTACATATGAAAGATCCACGTATTGAAAAGTTAGCATACAATTTAATTAACTACTCTATCCGCTTACAAAAAGGTGAAAAAGTATTAATTGAAAACTTTGGCTTACAAAAAGAACTTGTAACTGCACTTGTAAAAGAAGCATATGCAGCTGGTGGTTTCCCATTCGTCTCTTTAAAAGATCATCAAGTAGATCGCTCTTTATTAATGGGTGCTACTGAAGAACATTTCGAACAAATCGCTGCGTATGAAGCAAGCGTAATGAAAGACATGGACGCTTATATCGGTCTTCGCTCTGGCGATAATATTAATGAACAAGCTGACGTTCCAAGTGAGCGTATGAAAGTTCATGGCCAAACAGTTGGTAAAAAAGTTCATAGAGACATTCGCGTTCCAAAAACACGCTGGGTTGTTCTTCGCTACCCAAATGCTTCTATGGCACAGCTTGCTAAAATGAGTACAGAAGCTTTCGAAGACTTCTACTTTGAAGTATGTAACTTAGACTACGGTAAAATGGATAAGGCGATGGATAGCCTTGTTACATTAATGAATAAAACAGATAAAGTTCGTTTAACTGGCCCTGGAACTGACTTAACATTCTCTATTAAAGACATTCCAGCAATTAAATGCTCAGGTCATTTAAACATTCCAGATGGTGAAGTATACTCTGCACCAGTTCGTGACTCTGTTAACGGTACAGTTTCTTACAACACACCATCTCCTTACAACGGTTATACATTTGAAAATGTACAACTTAAGTTCGAGAACGGTCAAATCGTTGAAGCAACTGCAAACGATTCAGAACGCATTAACAAAATCTTCGATACAGACGAAGGCGCACGCTACGTTGGTGAGTTCGCAATCGGCGTAAACCCATACATCTTACATCCAATGGGAGATATCCTATTCGATGAAAAAATCGATGGCAGCTTCCACTTCACTCCTGGACAAGCTTACGACGATGCATGGAATGGTAACAACTCGAACATTCATTGGGACTTAGTATGCATCCAACGCCCTGAATACGGCGGCGGTGAAATTTACTTCGACGACGTACTAATCCGTAAAGACGGACGCTTCGTTGTACCCGAATTAGAAGCTTTAAACCCAGAGAACTTAAAATAATAAAAAACGCTCGGAATTATATCCGAGCGTTTTTTATTATCCTCACTCTATGTCGAGCTACTTTTCTTACTTTTTGTTTGCTGAAAATGAAAATAATATAAAAGCGCCACTGCGATAGTACCTATTAATATCGGTTCATATAAGGGCAGATCCCATTTCATATATACTCTAGTGCAAATAGCAAACACAAGCAAAATTTCCAAACAAAACAAAGGTTTTACATATTTCATTTCTTACCTACCATTTCTATTTTCACATATGGATTTTCTTTCTCGATAAGCGCCAAAAATTCATTCATATTTTGCGGCATCGCAATTATATGTACTTTATATGCATTCGTCGTAATTTCAAGCGATTTCCCAACTTGACGAATTATTCTTATCTCTTTCAATACAATATCGTCATTTAAAACACCGTACTTTAATACGCCATTTTCTACTTTATGTTTTTTAATAAATACTTCCCAAACAAGTGGTACATTTACAATGAAGCATAAACCCATCCCAATCAACGCCGATATCCAATGCGCTTTATTAGTGAAAAGCATGACAATTGGATATATACACATAAAAGCTAACGTAAGACAAACAAAAATGACTACTGACTTACTTCTTTGAATTGGAAAGTTCATACCTACACCCCCTAATCCAAATTATACCACTATTTCCATTTTAGTTCATAGAAAAAGGCCATTTCTAAATGACCTTTTACACAATGTACCTATAAAATTTCTTATCTACCTGTAACACTGGAAAATTTTTCGGCAACTGATCTATACT includes:
- a CDS encoding CamS family sex pheromone protein, producing the protein MKKMALSFAVVSLLLGACSNNSNTISKKDEVIQKDTKEKSMIPRTAVSKDYYRTVIPLKEQKVINTANIKTNSKLDLAEYENGLINIATQQFDTESHVLQLNQYIPEKLIDELVAKVEAPVLTNIIEQDYFGKQNSNELSLSGVMIGLAMSSSVSNEEAMSKGSEVAKQLIEAINKNDKYNKSPITFAIFKQESTSSLKNGTYIASATVQKNDTNLGNWSTIDEKSYSYPSDEFTQAHGEDNTKITNFAKEIKGFSTGDFIPVNAKVSYKKDQMDTLNMNIVIKYNGKTELMALTQLAAQGMLDKLPKDAKVQLQIKSESKIEAVIIKEKNSDKPFVSFL
- the ytxJ gene encoding bacillithiol system redox-active protein YtxJ, with product MNMTKLETIEELEVLVEKNEPYVLFKHSTTCPISHGAYTEFQAYCSEEREVPAYYLYVQDARDVSNRVAEQYSIRHESPQVLYIKDGMVVWNTSHWNIKKDALEENIK
- a CDS encoding DUF948 domain-containing protein, coding for MQVLLYVSAAIIAVAFAVLVVYVCRTLLSVQKTLENVASTLEGLEKQMQGISVETEQLLHKTNALADDIQQKSQSLNKVVAGVDGIGTTIQSLNTKLRNVSDSVTDEIENNADKVAQVVQWSSAAIEVYNHYRASRQEKKVEKEERKLERIEKNAEKKEKRSRFRMRGES
- a CDS encoding aminopeptidase, producing MKDPRIEKLAYNLINYSIRLQKGEKVLIENFGLQKELVTALVKEAYAAGGFPFVSLKDHQVDRSLLMGATEEHFEQIAAYEASVMKDMDAYIGLRSGDNINEQADVPSERMKVHGQTVGKKVHRDIRVPKTRWVVLRYPNASMAQLAKMSTEAFEDFYFEVCNLDYGKMDKAMDSLVTLMNKTDKVRLTGPGTDLTFSIKDIPAIKCSGHLNIPDGEVYSAPVRDSVNGTVSYNTPSPYNGYTFENVQLKFENGQIVEATANDSERINKIFDTDEGARYVGEFAIGVNPYILHPMGDILFDEKIDGSFHFTPGQAYDDAWNGNNSNIHWDLVCIQRPEYGGGEIYFDDVLIRKDGRFVVPELEALNPENLK
- a CDS encoding PH domain-containing protein; translation: MNFPIQRSKSVVIFVCLTLAFMCIYPIVMLFTNKAHWISALIGMGLCFIVNVPLVWEVFIKKHKVENGVLKYGVLNDDIVLKEIRIIRQVGKSLEITTNAYKVHIIAMPQNMNEFLALIEKENPYVKIEMVGKK